The Microbacterium sp. zg-Y1090 sequence GAGGTGCAGCACGCGGCCGCGCGCAGAGGAGATCATGCTCCGAGCCTACGGGCGCGCTCGGACATTTGTTCTATCGACACGCGCCGCCGGCGTCAGCGCCGCACTCGCTCGGCATCCGCCCATGCCCGCTGCGCCGGCGTGAGCGTTCCGGCGGCCGCGACGGTCGCGGTCGACCCTCCGCGCCAGCCGTGGCAGAGGGCGAGCGCCAGGGCGTCGGCGGCGTCCGCCGGCTGCGGCAGCTCGTCCAGGCGCAGCACACGGGCGACCATCGTCTGCACCTGCAGCTTGTCGGCCGCGCCGTAGCCTGTCACCGCGGCCTTGACCTCCGACGGGGTGTGGGTCGCCGCAGGCAGCCCGCGCTCCCCTGCCAGCAGCAGCGCGATGCCGCTCGCCTGCGCGGTCCCCATCACGGTGCTGCGGTTGTTCTGGGCGAACACCCGCTCCACGGCGACCACGTCGGGCCGATGTGCGTCGAGCACCGCGCGCAGCCCCGCGGCGATGGCCGCGAGCCGCTGCTCGATGGGCAACGTCGCCTCGGTGCGCACCACACCGACGTGCACGAGCGACGCCGATCGGTTACGGGCCACGTCGACCACGCCCACGCCGCACCGGGTCAGACCGGGGTCGACGCCGAGCACGCGGAGGATGCCGGTGGATGCCATTCCCCCACGCTAACCCGCGGCGCGCGGCGCCCGGCCCAGGCGCTCCGGGCCGCGGCCGTGCGGGGTGCGGTCAGTCCTCGGAGTCGTTCTCCAGCTCGGCCTGCACCTCGGGGGTGAGGTCGAAGTTGCTGAAGACGTTCTGCACGTCGTCGCTGTCTTCGAGGGCGTCGATGAGCCGGAAGATCTTGCGCGCGGTGTCGACGTCGATCTCGACCTTCAGGTTCGGCACGAACTCCACGTCGGCCGACTCGTAGTCGATCCCGGCATCCTGCAGCGCCGTGCGCACCTTGACGAGGTCGGACGCCTCGGTGATGACTTCGAACCCCTGTCCGTGGGGCAGGATCTCCTCGGCGCCGGCGTCGAGCACGGCGAGCATCACGTCGTCTTCGGTGGTGTTCTCCGACGACACGACGATGACACCCTTGCGTGTGAAGTTGTACGCCACGCTGCCGGGGTCGGCCAGCGTGCCGCCGTTGCGGGTGAGCGCGGTGCGCACCTCGGCCGCTGCGCGGTTCTTGTTGTCGGTCAGACACTCGATCATGAGCGCCACGCCGTTGGGGCCGTAGCCCTCGTACATGATCGAGGTGTACTCGACGGCCTCTCCCCCGATGCCCGCTCCGCGCTTGATGGCGCGGTCGATGTTGTCGTTGGGGACCGAAGTCTTCTTCGCCTTCTGCACCGCGTCGTAGAGCGTGGGGTTGCCGGAGAGGTCGGCGCCGCCGATCTTGGCGGCGACTTCGATGTTCTTGATGAGCTTGGCGAACGACTTGGCACGACGCGCGTCGATGACGGCCTTCTTGTGCTTGGTCGTCGCCCACTTGGAGTGGCCGGACATGCGGAACAGTCTAAAGGGACAGGTACCGCTCGCGCGCGACGCACCCGGTGGTGCCGAGCGCCACGTCGGAGGACACTGGCGGCATGGACGAGAGGGAACGGGCCCTCGGCGCGGCCTACCGCGCGGCGTTGGGGTTCTTCGACGACCTGGACGAACGCCCGGTCTGGCCGCGTGCTGACCTCGATGAGATGCTCTCCGCCTTCGGCCGCTCGCTGCCGGACGGGCCGAGCGATGCCGGCGCGGTGATCGCGGAGCTGGTCGACCGCGCGGAGCCCGGTCTCGTGTCGATCCCCGGCGGGCGCTTCTTCGGCTTCGTCATCGGCGGCACTGTGCCGGCTGCGCTGGCCGCCGACTGGCTGGTGTCGGCGTGGGATCAGAACTCGGGTTCGAGCACGATGACCCCCACCGTCGTCGCGCTCGAGCGCATCGCCGGCGCGTGGGTGTGCGAGCTGCTCGGCCTGGCGGCGACGGCATCGGTCGGCTTCGTCACCGGCGCCCAGATGGCGAACTTCGCCTGTCTCGCCGCCGCGCGGCACGCCATGCTGCGACGCGCGGGATGGGATCTCGTGCAGCGCGGGCTGCGCGGTGCACCGCCGCTGCGCTTCCTCGCCGGCGCCGACCGTCACGGTGCGGTCGACCGCGCGCTGCGCTTCGCCGGGGTCGGCAGCGACGAGATCACCGTCGTCGCCTCCGACGATCAGGGGCGGATGCTGCCGGAAGCGCTGTCGCAGGAGCTTGCGGCCGGCGCGGGCGCGCCGGCGATCCTGTGCCTGCAGGCCGGCGAGGTGCATTCGGGCGCCTTCGATCGGTTCGACCAGCTCATCCCTCTCGCTCGACGCCACGGCGCATGGGTGCACGTGGACGGTGCGTTCGGTCTCTGGGCTGCAGCGACCCCCATGCTGCGCCATCTCACCGCGGGCGTCGGTCAGGCCGACTCCTGGGCCACCGACGCACACAAGACGCTGAACGTCCCCTACGACTGCGGCATGGCGATCATGCGCGATCCCGCCGACTCGGTCGCCCTCTTCCATGCCGCCGGCGACTACCTCATCCATACGAGCCTCGATCCGTGGGACATCACCCCGGAGCTCTCGCGCCGCGGCCGCGGCGTGCCGGCATGGGCTGCGCTGCGTTCTCTCGGCAGAGACGGTGTGGTCGAGCTGGTCGAGCGGCTCCACCGCAACGCGCGGCAGCTCGAGGCGCGTCTGCGGGCCATCCCCGGGATCAGCGTCGTCAACGACGTCGTCTACACCCAGGTGATGTTCCGCCTCGACGATGATGACGCGACGCGGCAACTGGGGGCCGCGATCCTCGCCGATGGAACCGCCGCGCTCACCGGCGCCCAGTGGCGCGGGCGCGCCGTGCTGCGCTGCTCGATGTCGAACTGGGCGACCTCGTCCGCCGATATCGACCGCACGGCGGATGCGATCGCGCGGCTGTCGCCGACGGTGGCATCCGCCTGACGCCGGAGGTCGGTCAGCGCTCGTCCGCCAGTTGCAGCAGCAGCGCGTGGAAGCGATCGTCCCCTGTCACCTCGGGATGGAACGCGGTGCCGAGGAGCCGTTGCTGACGCACCGCGACGATGCCGCCGTCGCCCAGCGCGGCCAGCACCTCGACACCCGGCCCGACCGAGATCACTCTCGGAGCGCGGATGAACGCCGCGTGCACCGGCGGGGCGCCGAGCGCCTGCACGTCGAGGTCGGCCTCGAAAGACTCGGCCTGGGACCCGAACGCGTTGCGCTGCACCGTCGCGTCGATGCCGCCGAAGGTCTGCTGTCCTGGCGCCCCATCGATGATCCGGTCGGCGAGCAGGATGAGGCCCGCGCACGTGCCGTACACCGCCAGCCCCGCCGCGATGCGCGCGCGGAGCGGGCCGTGCAGCCCGAACGTGCGAGACAGCTTGTCGATGACGCTCGACTCGCCGCCGGGGATGACGAGGGCGTCGACGGATGCCACATCCGCGGGCGTGCGGACCGGTACCGCGTCGGCGCCCAGCCGGCTCAGCACGCGCAGGTGCTCGCGCACGTCGCCCTGCAGGGCGAGGACTCCGGCACGCCGTGCCGCCATGACTACCAGCCGCGGTCCGCGAGGCGGTGGGGAGCGGCGAGGTCGGCGACGTTGATGCCGACCATGGCCTCCCCGAGGCCGCGGGAGGCGTCCGTGACGACCCGCGGGTCGTCGAAGAACGTGACGGCCTTCACGATCGCCGCAGCGCGCGCCGCCGGGTCGCCGCTCTTGAAGATGCCCGATCCCACGAAGACCCCGTCGGCACCGAGCTGCATCATCATCGCGGCGTCCGCGGGCGTCGCCACCCCGCCCGCGACGAAGAGCACCACGGGCAGTCGCCCCTGCTCGGCGACGTCGGCCACCAGCTCGTAGGGCGCCTGCAGCTCCTTCGCCGCCACGTACAGCTCGTCCCTGCTCATGGAGCGCAACCGAGCGATCTCGGCGGAGATGGTGCGGATGTGGCGCGTCGCCTCGGACACGTCGCCGGTGCCCGCCTCGCCCTTCGAGCGGATCATCGCGGCGCCTTCGGTCATGCGGCGCAGTGCCTCGCCGAGGTTCGTCGCACCGCAGACGAAGGGGACGGTGAACGGCCACTTGTCGATGTGGTGGACGTAGTCGGCGGGCGAGAGCACCTCGGATTCGTCGATGTAGTCCACGCCGAGCTGCTGCAGCACCTGCGCCTCGACGAAGTGGCCGATGCGCGCCTTCGCCATGACGGGGATCGACACGGCGGCGATGATGTCGTCGATGAGCTGGGGATCGCTCATCCGGGCGACGCCGCCCTGCGCCCGGATGTCGGCGGGAACCCGTTCCAGCGCCATCACCGCCACCGCGCCGGCGTCCTCGGCGATGCGCGCCTGCTCGGCGGTGACGACGTCCATGATCACCCCGCCCTTGAGCATCTCGGCCAGTCCCCGCTTCACGCGGGCCGATCCGGTCGTCGCGGCCTGCAGCGGGTTCTCCGGCGCCTGCGCGGCGCGCTCAATGTTTGGCATAGGCCAGACGCTAGCATGTCCTGAGCTGTAGATTCGAGCAGATGGAGAACGCGACGGTGACCGACGGGATCACGGGGACGACCGCGGCGGAGATCGCCGA is a genomic window containing:
- the pdxS gene encoding pyridoxal 5'-phosphate synthase lyase subunit PdxS — its product is MPNIERAAQAPENPLQAATTGSARVKRGLAEMLKGGVIMDVVTAEQARIAEDAGAVAVMALERVPADIRAQGGVARMSDPQLIDDIIAAVSIPVMAKARIGHFVEAQVLQQLGVDYIDESEVLSPADYVHHIDKWPFTVPFVCGATNLGEALRRMTEGAAMIRSKGEAGTGDVSEATRHIRTISAEIARLRSMSRDELYVAAKELQAPYELVADVAEQGRLPVVLFVAGGVATPADAAMMMQLGADGVFVGSGIFKSGDPAARAAAIVKAVTFFDDPRVVTDASRGLGEAMVGINVADLAAPHRLADRGW
- the ruvC gene encoding crossover junction endodeoxyribonuclease RuvC, yielding MASTGILRVLGVDPGLTRCGVGVVDVARNRSASLVHVGVVRTEATLPIEQRLAAIAAGLRAVLDAHRPDVVAVERVFAQNNRSTVMGTAQASGIALLLAGERGLPAATHTPSEVKAAVTGYGAADKLQVQTMVARVLRLDELPQPADAADALALALCHGWRGGSTATVAAAGTLTPAQRAWADAERVRR
- a CDS encoding pyridoxal phosphate-dependent decarboxylase family protein, with the protein product MDERERALGAAYRAALGFFDDLDERPVWPRADLDEMLSAFGRSLPDGPSDAGAVIAELVDRAEPGLVSIPGGRFFGFVIGGTVPAALAADWLVSAWDQNSGSSTMTPTVVALERIAGAWVCELLGLAATASVGFVTGAQMANFACLAAARHAMLRRAGWDLVQRGLRGAPPLRFLAGADRHGAVDRALRFAGVGSDEITVVASDDQGRMLPEALSQELAAGAGAPAILCLQAGEVHSGAFDRFDQLIPLARRHGAWVHVDGAFGLWAAATPMLRHLTAGVGQADSWATDAHKTLNVPYDCGMAIMRDPADSVALFHAAGDYLIHTSLDPWDITPELSRRGRGVPAWAALRSLGRDGVVELVERLHRNARQLEARLRAIPGISVVNDVVYTQVMFRLDDDDATRQLGAAILADGTAALTGAQWRGRAVLRCSMSNWATSSADIDRTADAIARLSPTVASA
- the pdxT gene encoding pyridoxal 5'-phosphate synthase glutaminase subunit PdxT; its protein translation is MAARRAGVLALQGDVREHLRVLSRLGADAVPVRTPADVASVDALVIPGGESSVIDKLSRTFGLHGPLRARIAAGLAVYGTCAGLILLADRIIDGAPGQQTFGGIDATVQRNAFGSQAESFEADLDVQALGAPPVHAAFIRAPRVISVGPGVEVLAALGDGGIVAVRQQRLLGTAFHPEVTGDDRFHALLLQLADER
- a CDS encoding YebC/PmpR family DNA-binding transcriptional regulator, which translates into the protein MSGHSKWATTKHKKAVIDARRAKSFAKLIKNIEVAAKIGGADLSGNPTLYDAVQKAKKTSVPNDNIDRAIKRGAGIGGEAVEYTSIMYEGYGPNGVALMIECLTDNKNRAAAEVRTALTRNGGTLADPGSVAYNFTRKGVIVVSSENTTEDDVMLAVLDAGAEEILPHGQGFEVITEASDLVKVRTALQDAGIDYESADVEFVPNLKVEIDVDTARKIFRLIDALEDSDDVQNVFSNFDLTPEVQAELENDSED